The Campylobacter concisus genome has a window encoding:
- the glnA gene encoding type I glutamate--ammonia ligase — MGKFVQNIDHFFDFCKENEVKFVDFRFTDLNGAWHSISYNIKAVTKENFTNGIPMDASSMNGWQPIDKSDMIMKPEATSAFLDPFTSDITVVVFCDIYDIYKGQIYEKCPRSIAKRAMQYVKDSGLGDEAYFGPENEFFVFDNVKIIDSPNCAMYQVDSEEGEWNDAADFKDSYNTGHRPRRKGGYLMTQPIDSMVDLRAEMMQVLEQVGLEVFLGHHEVAQGQGEIGVKFGNLVEAADNVQIYKYVVRMVAHLNGKTVTFMPKPLYGDNGSGMHVHQSVWKDGKNLFYKEGNYANLSDFARHYIGGVLKHARSVAAFTNPSTNSYKRLIPGFEAPSILTYSSQNRSASIRIPYGAGEKSVRAEMRFPDSTANPYLAFSAMLMAGLDGVKHKYEPVGPMDENLFKLHLDEIRERGIEQLPHTLRGSLEALIRDNEYLKPIMSDLFIDTYQHMKFETQVWPYEARPTAYEFKTCFSC, encoded by the coding sequence ATGGGAAAATTTGTCCAAAACATCGATCATTTTTTTGATTTTTGCAAAGAAAATGAAGTTAAATTTGTAGATTTTAGATTTACCGATCTAAACGGCGCTTGGCACAGCATAAGCTACAACATAAAAGCTGTTACAAAAGAGAATTTCACAAACGGCATCCCAATGGACGCTAGCTCTATGAACGGCTGGCAGCCAATCGACAAGAGCGATATGATAATGAAGCCAGAAGCGACATCTGCGTTTTTGGACCCATTTACCTCTGACATCACAGTCGTTGTTTTTTGCGATATCTACGACATTTACAAAGGTCAAATTTATGAAAAATGCCCTCGCTCGATCGCAAAAAGAGCGATGCAATATGTAAAAGATAGCGGACTTGGCGATGAGGCATATTTTGGCCCTGAGAATGAATTTTTTGTATTTGACAACGTCAAAATCATCGACAGTCCAAACTGCGCGATGTATCAAGTAGATAGCGAAGAAGGCGAGTGGAACGACGCTGCAGACTTCAAAGATAGCTACAACACAGGTCACCGCCCACGAAGAAAAGGCGGCTACTTGATGACCCAGCCAATCGACAGCATGGTCGATCTAAGGGCTGAAATGATGCAAGTTTTAGAACAAGTTGGCCTTGAAGTATTTTTAGGACACCACGAAGTCGCACAAGGTCAAGGCGAGATCGGCGTGAAATTTGGCAACCTGGTCGAGGCTGCTGACAACGTTCAAATTTACAAATACGTCGTTCGCATGGTCGCTCACCTAAACGGCAAGACAGTTACATTTATGCCAAAACCACTCTACGGCGACAACGGCAGCGGCATGCACGTGCATCAATCAGTCTGGAAAGATGGTAAAAATTTATTCTACAAAGAAGGCAACTACGCAAATTTAAGTGATTTTGCAAGACACTACATCGGCGGCGTTTTAAAACACGCAAGAAGCGTTGCAGCTTTCACAAACCCAAGCACAAACAGCTACAAACGCCTAATCCCAGGCTTTGAAGCGCCATCTATCCTCACCTACTCGAGCCAAAACCGCTCAGCGAGCATCCGCATACCTTACGGAGCTGGCGAGAAGTCAGTTAGAGCTGAGATGAGATTTCCAGATAGCACAGCAAACCCTTATCTAGCCTTCTCAGCTATGCTAATGGCAGGCCTTGACGGCGTTAAACACAAATACGAGCCAGTTGGTCCGATGGATGAAAATTTATTTAAACTTCACCTAGATGAGATCAGAGAGCGCGGCATCGAGCAGCTCCCACACACACTTCGTGGCAGCCTTGAAGCGCTTATCCGCGATAACGAATACCTAAAACCGATAATGAGCGATCTTTTCATCGACACTTATCAACACATGAAATTTGAAACTCAGGTTTGGCCTTACGAAGCACGCCCAACCGCTTATGAGTTTAAAACCTGCTTCTCTTGCTAA
- a CDS encoding histidinol-phosphatase → MTVDLHNHTPLCNHAVGEPLEFVRCAIKAGTRYFGFSDHAPMNYDEAYRMKFEEMQSYEDEILRLRNEFSGEIEILLGYEMDFLDGFMDERVFARKVDYLIGSVHFFNGWAFDNPEFIGGYEGRDLDQIWQEYFDHIERSAKLGKFDIMGHIDLLKLFKFLPKKDVRILAKNAIKAIKEANLVVEINAAGFRKPIGEQYPSVNLLELIAENDITITFGSDAHAKEDIGKNGEICEQIARNLGYSKCAIFKNRDRELVKF, encoded by the coding sequence ATGACCGTCGATCTTCACAACCACACACCTCTTTGCAACCACGCAGTTGGCGAACCGCTAGAATTTGTGAGATGCGCCATAAAAGCTGGCACAAGATACTTTGGCTTTAGCGATCACGCACCGATGAACTACGATGAAGCTTATAGGATGAAATTTGAGGAGATGCAAAGCTATGAAGACGAAATTTTACGTTTAAGAAATGAATTTAGCGGTGAGATAGAAATTTTACTTGGTTATGAGATGGACTTTTTAGATGGCTTTATGGACGAGCGAGTTTTTGCTAGAAAGGTTGATTATCTAATAGGCTCTGTGCATTTTTTTAACGGCTGGGCCTTTGACAACCCAGAATTTATCGGCGGCTACGAGGGCAGAGACTTGGATCAAATTTGGCAGGAGTATTTTGACCACATAGAAAGATCAGCTAAGCTTGGTAAATTTGACATCATGGGACACATCGATCTTTTAAAGCTATTTAAATTTTTACCCAAAAAAGATGTCAGGATCCTAGCCAAAAACGCCATAAAAGCGATAAAAGAGGCAAATTTGGTAGTCGAGATAAACGCAGCTGGCTTTAGAAAGCCTATCGGCGAGCAATATCCAAGCGTAAATTTACTTGAGCTAATCGCCGAAAATGACATCACTATCACCTTTGGCTCAGACGCTCATGCCAAAGAAGATATCGGTAAAAATGGCGAAATTTGCGAGCAGATAGCTAGAAATTTGGGATATTCAAAGTGTGCGATATTTAAAAACAGAGATAGAGAATTAGTAAAATTTTAG
- a CDS encoding chemotaxis protein, whose translation MTQEELDALMAGGLEDDLGDTKDASQEVADVKEETDEVAEVAEAMSAKADEPQTNSSKQSENYRVSADGVWPPPPPTEDHKMVHQLDDVTRDSEEKATQMFDKLETINNFFMDAESDSNSLKDAINSNVELFTTLSEKFPNIAAFSEALEKNNSLLGTIDNIISNLQMGQDEIMMAMDMMQYQDIHRQKIERVINVMRALSKYMNTLFEGRIDDDKRVGSAVHIAGDTTTENLVSNDDIEALIESLGKK comes from the coding sequence ATGACCCAAGAGGAACTTGACGCGCTTATGGCGGGCGGATTAGAGGATGATTTAGGTGATACTAAAGATGCCAGCCAAGAGGTCGCGGACGTCAAAGAGGAAACAGACGAGGTAGCAGAAGTTGCAGAGGCAATGAGTGCTAAAGCAGATGAGCCACAAACAAATAGCTCAAAACAGAGCGAAAACTACAGAGTGAGTGCAGACGGCGTTTGGCCACCACCACCACCGACTGAAGACCATAAAATGGTACACCAGCTTGACGATGTGACAAGAGATAGCGAAGAGAAAGCTACTCAGATGTTTGACAAGCTTGAGACGATAAATAACTTTTTTATGGATGCTGAGAGCGACTCAAATAGCCTAAAAGATGCGATAAACTCAAACGTTGAGCTATTTACGACGCTAAGTGAGAAATTTCCAAATATTGCCGCATTTAGCGAAGCTTTGGAAAAAAACAACTCGCTTCTTGGCACGATCGATAACATCATCTCAAATTTACAAATGGGACAAGATGAGATCATGATGGCTATGGATATGATGCAGTATCAAGACATCCACAGACAAAAGATAGAGCGTGTTATCAACGTTATGAGGGCACTTAGCAAATATATGAATACCTTGTTTGAAGGTCGTATCGATGATGATAAACGCGTTGGCTCTGCTGTTCATATCGCTGGTGATACAACAACAGAAAACCTAGTCAGCAACGACGATATCGAAGCCTTGATAGAAAGTCTGGGTAAAAAATAG
- a CDS encoding peptidase U32 family protein codes for MLKRPELLSPAGNLTKLKIALEYGADAVYGSVASFSLRTRSAREFNLETFKEAIDYTHERGKKFYATINAFPFNSQIEPLKRHLQTISAMKPDAFIIATPGVMSLAKEIAPDIEIHLSTQANVMNVLDAKIYHDMGAKRIVVAREMNLKDVIKIKEEIPTLDIEIFVHGSMCFAYSGRCLVSSVQSGRMSNRGSCANDCRFKYELYAKNEESGVLFRLEEDENGTHIMNSKDLCLISHIKEIVDSGVIDSFKIEGRTKSEYYAACTARAYKMAIDDTMNDKFDAQIYENEINTLKNRGFTDGYLVHRPYERTDTQNHTSSLEEGTHQVNAISEDGEFFKCKYKIFPDKSYEIVAPIGSHIDDSENEISKVYSQDGKKFIKFKQLVTKKGKVMSEIHSGNENEINLGVKLPKFSFLREKI; via the coding sequence GTGCTAAAAAGGCCTGAGCTTTTATCTCCAGCTGGAAATTTAACAAAACTTAAAATCGCCCTTGAATACGGAGCCGACGCTGTTTATGGCTCGGTTGCTAGCTTTTCACTAAGGACTAGATCAGCAAGGGAGTTTAACCTTGAAACGTTTAAAGAAGCGATAGACTACACACACGAAAGGGGAAAGAAATTTTATGCGACCATAAATGCCTTTCCTTTTAACTCTCAGATAGAGCCGCTAAAAAGGCACTTACAAACCATCTCAGCGATGAAGCCAGACGCCTTTATCATCGCAACTCCAGGCGTCATGAGCCTAGCAAAAGAGATCGCTCCAGATATCGAGATACACCTCTCTACTCAGGCAAACGTTATGAACGTTCTGGATGCTAAAATTTATCATGACATGGGTGCAAAACGCATCGTCGTGGCACGTGAAATGAATTTAAAAGATGTTATAAAGATAAAAGAGGAAATTCCGACCCTTGATATCGAAATTTTCGTCCATGGCTCGATGTGCTTTGCCTACTCTGGCAGGTGCTTAGTAAGCTCAGTGCAAAGCGGACGTATGTCAAACCGCGGCAGTTGCGCAAATGACTGCAGATTTAAGTATGAACTCTACGCAAAAAACGAAGAGAGCGGCGTACTTTTCCGCCTAGAAGAGGATGAAAACGGCACTCACATCATGAATTCAAAGGATCTTTGCCTTATCTCACACATCAAAGAGATCGTTGATAGCGGTGTCATTGATAGCTTTAAGATAGAGGGTCGCACAAAGAGCGAATACTACGCAGCCTGCACAGCAAGAGCCTATAAAATGGCGATAGATGATACCATGAACGACAAATTTGACGCGCAAATTTATGAAAATGAGATAAATACGCTGAAAAATCGTGGCTTTACAGATGGCTACTTGGTGCATAGACCCTATGAGCGAACCGATACGCAAAATCACACAAGTAGCCTAGAAGAGGGTACTCATCAGGTAAATGCCATAAGTGAAGACGGTGAATTTTTTAAGTGTAAATATAAAATTTTCCCAGATAAGAGCTACGAGATCGTAGCACCTATTGGCTCACACATAGATGATAGTGAAAATGAAATTTCAAAGGTCTATTCACAAGATGGCAAGAAATTTATCAAATTTAAGCAGCTCGTTACCAAAAAAGGCAAGGTCATGAGCGAAATTCACAGCGGCAATGAAAATGAGATAAACCTCGGCGTTAAGCTGCCAAAATTTAGTTTTTTAAGGGAGAAAATATGA
- the purE gene encoding 5-(carboxyamino)imidazole ribonucleotide mutase, producing the protein MKFVSIIMGSKSDYEIVSETAKTLEKFGVKYELIISSAHRSPKRTSEYVANAEKKGAKVFIAAAGMAAHLAGAIAANTTKPVIGIPMAGSALSGVDALYSTVQMPSGMPVATLAIGKAGAINAAYLAVQILALEDEGLANALKADREAKIKALEEDSSKVEVIL; encoded by the coding sequence ATGAAATTTGTTTCTATTATAATGGGAAGTAAAAGCGACTATGAGATCGTTAGCGAGACGGCAAAGACTCTGGAGAAATTTGGCGTAAAATATGAACTGATAATCAGCTCAGCCCACAGAAGCCCAAAAAGAACTAGTGAGTACGTCGCAAATGCCGAGAAAAAGGGCGCAAAAGTCTTCATCGCAGCTGCTGGCATGGCAGCTCACCTAGCTGGAGCGATCGCCGCAAATACAACAAAACCAGTGATCGGCATACCAATGGCTGGCTCAGCTCTAAGCGGCGTTGATGCACTTTACTCAACCGTGCAAATGCCAAGTGGCATGCCAGTGGCAACTCTAGCTATCGGCAAGGCTGGCGCGATAAATGCAGCCTATCTTGCTGTGCAAATTTTAGCCCTTGAAGATGAGGGGCTAGCAAACGCGCTAAAGGCCGACAGAGAGGCAAAGATAAAGGCTTTAGAGGAAGACTCTTCAAAGGTTGAAGTGATACTATAA
- a CDS encoding DUF3972 domain-containing protein, with protein MQTYLGVDEFCKLVHLEREVIEDMINRGVLKTKEENGEILIEASEGTMSVVPSVSQNLSLQPQSQDGFSFVEKTIGTILNLHEKVLDAKDETLETLRNENKFLKEALISMQELYDEDRKTVETLTKQLKISQDEVEFLKRKYKLMWNQAVENFNGQK; from the coding sequence GTGCAGACCTATCTTGGAGTTGATGAATTTTGCAAACTTGTGCACTTGGAGCGCGAAGTTATCGAGGATATGATAAATCGTGGCGTTTTAAAAACCAAAGAGGAAAACGGAGAAATTTTGATAGAAGCGAGCGAGGGAACGATGAGCGTGGTGCCTAGTGTTTCGCAAAATTTATCCTTGCAGCCACAAAGCCAAGATGGTTTTAGCTTTGTGGAAAAGACGATTGGCACGATACTAAATTTACACGAAAAGGTGCTTGACGCAAAAGATGAGACGCTTGAGACCTTAAGAAATGAGAATAAATTTTTAAAAGAGGCGCTCATTTCGATGCAAGAGCTCTATGATGAAGATAGAAAAACGGTCGAGACGCTTACAAAACAGCTTAAAATTTCACAAGATGAAGTTGAATTTTTAAAACGAAAATACAAGCTCATGTGGAACCAAGCGGTTGAAAATTTTAACGGACAAAAGTAG
- a CDS encoding GyrI-like domain-containing protein — MKIINLDDSFEIYGVKTRTKNEDEMDGKGKIPALWSKFMGELYDGKSEIYSVYCNYESDFNGHYDNFIGTRSRQKGDENLDIQSGKYALFSFANEPQNVAKFWGEIWRYFESSELKRTYKTDFEKYLKDKIEIYISIK; from the coding sequence ATGAAGATTATAAATTTAGATGATAGCTTTGAAATTTATGGAGTAAAAACTCGCACTAAAAATGAAGATGAAATGGACGGCAAGGGCAAAATTCCAGCTTTATGGTCTAAATTTATGGGCGAGCTCTATGATGGCAAGAGCGAAATTTATAGCGTTTACTGCAATTACGAAAGCGATTTTAATGGACATTACGATAACTTTATCGGCACAAGATCACGCCAAAAGGGTGATGAAAATTTAGATATACAAAGCGGAAAATACGCTCTTTTTAGCTTTGCAAATGAGCCGCAAAATGTTGCAAAATTTTGGGGTGAAATTTGGAGATATTTTGAAAGTAGTGAGCTAAAAAGAACCTATAAAACAGACTTTGAAAAATACCTAAAAGACAAAATAGAAATTTATATATCAATAAAATAA
- the glyQ gene encoding glycine--tRNA ligase subunit alpha: MTFSQIILTLQNYWQEQGCVILQPYDMPAGAGTYHQATFLRSLGPKPWATAYVAPSRRPTDGRYGENPNRLGAYYQFQVLIKPSPENIQELYLKSLERLGLNLKNHDIRFVEDNWESPTLGAWGLGWEVWLDGMEVTQFTYFQQVGGIACELISGEITYGLERLAMYLQDVNSVYDIVWDDSNGNIVTYADVHKQGEYEWSKYNFEVANVDMLFNQFENAFYECKRCLEAKISLPAYDYCMLAAHTFNVLDARGAISVTQRQDYILKIRELAKECALTYKESLEQK, from the coding sequence ATGACATTTTCACAAATAATACTAACGCTTCAAAACTATTGGCAAGAGCAAGGCTGCGTCATACTTCAGCCATACGACATGCCAGCAGGTGCGGGCACATATCACCAAGCGACATTTTTAAGAAGCCTTGGACCAAAGCCCTGGGCGACCGCATACGTAGCTCCAAGCCGCCGTCCGACTGATGGTAGATACGGCGAAAACCCAAACCGCCTTGGCGCTTACTATCAGTTTCAAGTGCTCATAAAACCAAGCCCAGAAAATATCCAAGAGCTTTATCTAAAAAGTCTTGAAAGACTTGGTCTAAATTTGAAAAATCACGACATCCGCTTTGTCGAAGACAACTGGGAGAGCCCTACACTTGGTGCTTGGGGACTTGGCTGGGAGGTCTGGCTAGATGGCATGGAAGTGACGCAGTTTACATATTTTCAACAAGTTGGCGGCATCGCATGCGAGCTCATATCTGGCGAGATAACATACGGTCTTGAGCGCTTAGCTATGTATTTGCAAGATGTAAATAGCGTCTATGACATCGTTTGGGACGACTCTAATGGCAACATCGTAACCTACGCCGACGTGCATAAACAAGGCGAGTATGAGTGGAGTAAATACAACTTTGAAGTGGCAAATGTTGATATGCTTTTTAACCAGTTTGAAAACGCATTTTACGAGTGCAAGCGTTGCTTGGAGGCTAAAATTTCACTACCAGCGTATGATTATTGTATGCTTGCGGCTCATACATTTAACGTCCTTGACGCGCGCGGAGCGATCAGTGTTACACAAAGACAAGACTACATTTTAAAAATTCGCGAGCTTGCAAAAGAGTGCGCGCTAACATATAAAGAGAGCTTGGAGCAAAAGTAA
- a CDS encoding Nif3-like dinuclear metal center hexameric protein — MKIAEIYKNLDEICPFASQESWDNSGLQVGSFDSEFERIYLSLDIDSELLQNVLPNSLIITHHPLIFKGLKSLDYSLYPSSLIREMMIKNISLISLHTNADLAFLNEKFVTQVLGLEISRKEGFLIYADVKMKFSELCKFVKEKLGLENLRAVYAKDEIFKICICTGSGADLMQDVKADAFLTGDLKYHQALYAKENGLNLIDINHYESERYFSDFLAKYLQNLKIEVIISNSKNPFTYC; from the coding sequence ATGAAAATAGCTGAAATTTATAAAAATTTAGATGAAATTTGCCCATTTGCGAGCCAAGAGTCTTGGGACAATAGTGGCCTTCAAGTTGGCTCATTTGACAGCGAATTTGAGCGAATTTATCTAAGTCTTGATATTGATAGCGAGCTTTTGCAAAATGTCTTGCCAAACTCGCTCATCATCACCCACCATCCGCTCATTTTTAAAGGGCTAAAGAGCCTAGACTACAGCCTCTATCCAAGCTCGCTCATAAGAGAGATGATGATAAAAAATATCTCGCTCATCTCGCTTCACACAAATGCCGACCTTGCATTTTTAAATGAAAAATTTGTGACGCAGGTTTTGGGGCTTGAAATTTCAAGAAAAGAGGGCTTTTTGATCTACGCTGATGTGAAGATGAAATTTAGCGAGCTTTGCAAATTTGTAAAAGAAAAACTTGGACTTGAAAATTTAAGAGCAGTTTATGCAAAAGATGAAATTTTTAAAATTTGCATCTGCACTGGAAGCGGCGCAGATCTCATGCAAGATGTCAAAGCAGACGCTTTTTTAACGGGCGATCTAAAGTACCACCAAGCCCTTTACGCAAAGGAAAATGGACTAAATTTGATCGACATAAACCACTATGAAAGCGAGCGTTATTTTAGTGATTTTTTAGCAAAATATTTGCAAAATCTAAAAATTGAAGTTATAATAAGCAATTCTAAAAACCCATTTACATATTGCTAA
- a CDS encoding zinc ribbon domain-containing protein yields MNKYLQQLVELSDLDKQIDGFTPRIQEVEKAYKSIEEECETIAVNVERLDEEVNDLKSQKSGTNAHIAEFSAKIKDVAKKSSSAKSEKEIKALGLEEDIAKEQLEAANEEIARLEKLIDNKNAQKDELNAKKTELEGNLEKIKSEVSSELEKIEKERKEVYAKKDKLVAAMNQKILAFYEKIRKWAHNTAVVPVKKQACYGCFMQINDKTFSAVVKGEDIVTCPHCGRILYKQEQ; encoded by the coding sequence ATGAATAAATATTTGCAACAATTAGTTGAATTATCTGATCTTGACAAACAAATAGATGGTTTCACGCCGCGTATACAAGAAGTAGAAAAAGCCTATAAAAGCATAGAAGAAGAGTGTGAAACTATAGCGGTTAATGTAGAAAGACTTGACGAAGAGGTAAATGATCTAAAATCACAAAAATCAGGCACAAACGCTCACATCGCAGAATTTAGCGCAAAGATCAAAGATGTAGCTAAAAAAAGCTCAAGTGCAAAAAGCGAAAAAGAGATAAAAGCGCTAGGTCTTGAAGAAGATATCGCAAAAGAGCAACTTGAAGCAGCAAATGAAGAGATCGCTAGACTTGAAAAACTAATAGACAATAAAAATGCTCAAAAAGATGAGTTAAACGCTAAAAAAACAGAGCTTGAGGGGAATTTAGAAAAGATAAAAAGCGAGGTTTCATCTGAGCTTGAAAAGATCGAAAAAGAGCGCAAAGAGGTTTATGCTAAAAAAGATAAACTTGTCGCTGCGATGAACCAAAAGATCTTAGCATTTTACGAAAAGATCAGAAAATGGGCTCACAACACAGCCGTTGTGCCAGTTAAAAAACAAGCTTGTTATGGCTGCTTTATGCAGATAAATGATAAGACTTTCTCTGCAGTCGTAAAAGGCGAAGACATCGTTACTTGTCCGCATTGTGGCAGAATTTTATATAAACAAGAGCAATAA
- the waaA gene encoding lipid IV(A) 3-deoxy-D-manno-octulosonic acid transferase: MIIIYYFLASILYFFGAIFLLLLSFKKKYHRSIPARFFLFNNPKFKDADVHFHACSFGEVQALKPLMQKFNSKAISVVTNTGFEAASKICANTRFLPFEIFLPFWLKKSKILVIFEAELWLMLVFMAKLKGSRVILINARISDRSYKSYLKFSFFYRYLFKFIDKIYAQSELDKERLKSLGAGEIEVVGNIKAAFLPSVSKIYEKPKARVIVLASTHAGEEEMILGNLNLKENDLLIIAPRHPERFAEVEKLASEYAKKHDFSFAKFSQRHKFEAKVNLLDTLGELVNVYAISDVVVLGGSFVPNIGGHNPIECAQFNPVIISGEFIFNQKALFGLVENIYIAKAREIGGIIDGSAKKSKIAVQASADAIIEDIRSTL, translated from the coding sequence GTGATAATAATATATTATTTTTTAGCCTCAATACTCTACTTTTTTGGGGCTATTTTTTTACTTTTATTAAGTTTTAAAAAAAAATATCATAGATCAATCCCAGCACGTTTTTTTCTATTTAATAATCCTAAATTTAAAGATGCAGATGTGCATTTTCACGCTTGTTCGTTTGGCGAAGTGCAAGCACTTAAGCCTTTGATGCAAAAATTTAACAGTAAAGCTATAAGTGTTGTGACAAATACGGGCTTTGAAGCGGCAAGCAAAATTTGTGCTAACACAAGATTTTTGCCATTTGAAATTTTCTTGCCATTTTGGCTAAAAAAGAGCAAAATTTTAGTCATTTTTGAGGCTGAGCTTTGGCTCATGCTAGTTTTCATGGCGAAGCTAAAAGGCAGTCGCGTGATATTGATAAACGCTAGAATTTCAGATAGAAGCTACAAAAGCTACTTAAAATTTAGCTTTTTTTACAGATATCTTTTTAAATTTATAGATAAAATTTACGCCCAAAGCGAGCTTGATAAAGAGCGGCTAAAGTCACTTGGAGCAGGTGAAATAGAGGTTGTTGGCAACATAAAAGCTGCGTTTTTACCAAGTGTGAGTAAAATTTATGAAAAGCCAAAAGCTAGAGTGATCGTGCTGGCAAGCACGCATGCGGGCGAAGAAGAGATGATTTTAGGTAATTTAAATTTAAAAGAAAACGATCTTTTAATCATCGCACCACGTCACCCTGAGAGATTTGCAGAGGTTGAAAAACTTGCAAGCGAGTACGCTAAAAAGCATGATTTTAGCTTTGCTAAATTTAGCCAAAGGCATAAATTTGAAGCTAAAGTAAATTTGCTTGACACTTTAGGCGAGCTTGTAAATGTCTATGCTATTAGCGATGTAGTCGTGCTTGGTGGCAGTTTTGTGCCAAATATCGGCGGGCATAATCCAATCGAGTGCGCGCAATTTAATCCTGTGATAATTAGCGGCGAGTTTATATTTAACCAAAAGGCGTTATTTGGTCTAGTTGAAAACATCTACATCGCAAAGGCCAGAGAGATAGGCGGCATAATAGATGGTAGCGCCAAAAAGAGCAAGATCGCCGTGCAAGCAAGCGCTGATGCGATCATAGAAGATATAAGGAGCACTTTATGA
- a CDS encoding RluA family pseudouridine synthase: protein MSEEKAYKILAKQKNISNNEAKELIDSGLVYAKGQKVMIARALMSENTKFSVEEMPKPSVIFEDENLIAINKPAAITSEKISQMYKFPLLHRLDKDTSGVLLLVKNDEFASLAINEFKKMKVEKIYVAAVRGIMSEEVVVNEPILTIKNKNGAFSKISKDGKEAISEISPLMVAGKKTLVKVAIKTGRTHQIRVHLASLNLPIVGDEKYGKNRANRMFLHAYSIALLDYKFKAPIPKEFNSLGFELSNKFEI, encoded by the coding sequence ATGAGTGAAGAAAAAGCGTATAAAATTTTAGCCAAACAAAAAAATATCTCAAACAACGAGGCAAAGGAGCTAATCGACAGCGGACTAGTCTATGCCAAGGGGCAAAAGGTGATGATCGCTCGTGCGCTAATGAGTGAAAATACTAAATTTAGCGTCGAAGAGATGCCAAAGCCAAGCGTTATCTTTGAAGATGAAAATTTAATAGCCATTAATAAACCAGCCGCCATAACTAGCGAAAAAATCAGCCAAATGTATAAATTTCCACTCCTTCACAGGCTCGATAAAGATACGAGCGGGGTGCTGCTTCTTGTGAAAAATGACGAATTTGCTAGCCTTGCTATAAATGAGTTTAAAAAGATGAAGGTTGAGAAAATTTACGTGGCCGCAGTTAGGGGCATCATGAGCGAGGAGGTCGTCGTAAATGAGCCGATCCTAACGATAAAAAATAAAAATGGCGCATTTTCAAAGATCTCAAAAGATGGCAAAGAGGCGATCAGTGAAATTTCACCGCTCATGGTTGCTGGTAAAAAAACGCTTGTAAAAGTTGCCATAAAAACAGGTAGGACGCACCAGATAAGAGTGCATTTAGCTAGTTTAAATTTACCTATCGTTGGCGATGAGAAATACGGCAAAAATAGGGCAAATAGAATGTTCTTGCATGCCTATTCTATCGCTCTTTTAGACTATAAATTTAAAGCGCCGATCCCAAAAGAATTTAACTCTCTTGGATTTGAACTATCTAATAAATTTGAAATTTAA